Proteins encoded together in one Streptomyces sp. NBC_01216 window:
- the gltB gene encoding glutamate synthase large subunit, whose protein sequence is MRSDAWSPMDGRPAPQGMYDPRNEHDACGVGFVATLTGVASHALVEQALTVLRNLEHRGATGSEPDSGDGAGILFQVPDAFLREVTDFALPEPGAYAVGIAFLPADGSAQAVSQIETIAAEEGLTVLGWREVPVAPELLGASARSTMPVFRQLFVSAGAPQGEGAGEGLATGIALDRKAFVLRKRAEREAATYFPSLSARTIVYKGMLTTGQLEPFFPDLSDRRCATAVALVHSRFSTNTFPSWPLAHPYRFVAHNGEINTVKGNRNWMVARESQLASDLFGDANLDRVFPVCTPDASDSASFDEVLELLHLGGRSLPHSVLMMVPEAWENHDSMDPARRAFYQYHSTMMEPWDGPACVTFTDGVQVGAVLDRNGLRPGRYWVTDEGLVVLSSEVGVLDIDPAKVVRKGRLQPGKMFLVDTAEHRIIEDDEIKAGLAAEHPYQEWLETGEIELSDLPEREHIVHTHKSVTRRQQTFGYTEEELRVILAPMARTGGEPLGSMGTDSPIAALSERPRLLFDYFTQLFAQVTNPPLDAIREELVTSLRSSLGPQGNLLEPTSASCRSVTLPFPVIDNDELAKLVHINADGDMPGMKAATLSGLYRVSGGGDTLAARIEEICVEADAAIEGGARLIVLSDRHSDAEHAPIPSLLLTAAVHHHLIRTKQRTQVGLLVEAGDVREVHHVALLIGYGAAAVNPYLAMESVEDLVRAGTFIEGLEPEQAIRNLIYALGKGVLKVMSKMGISTVASYRGAQVFEAVGLDDAFVEKYFNGTATKIGGAGLDVVATEVAARHAKAYPASGVPSAHRALEIGGEYQWRREGEPHLFDPETVFRLQHATRNKRYDIFKKYTDRVNEQSERLMTLRGLFGLTSDRPSIPVDEVEPVSEIVRRFSTGAMSYGSISREAHETLAIAMNQLGGKSNTGEGGEDPERLYDPARRSSIKQVASGRFGVTSEYLVNADDIQIKMAQGAKPGEGGQLPGHKVYPWVAKTRHSTPGVGLISPPPHHDIYSIEDLAQLIHDLKNANPSARIHVKLVSEVGVGTVAAGVSKAHADVVLISGHDGGTGASPLTSLKHAGGPWELGLAETQQTLLLNGLRDRIVVQTDGQLKTGRDVVIAALLGAEEFGFATAPLVVSGCVMMRVCHLDTCPVGIATQNPVLRDRFSGKPEFVVNFFEFIAEEVREILAELGFRTLEEAVGHAELLDTSRAVTHWKAQGLDLAPLFHVPELSEGAVRHALIEQDHGLEKALDNELIELAAEALNAATAEEAQPVRAQVAIRNINRTVGTMLGHRVTKKFGGAGLPADTVDITFTGSAGQSFGAFLPSGVTLRLEGDANDYVGKGLSGGRIVVRPDRGADHLAEFSTIAGNTIAYGATGGELFLRGRTGERFCVRNSGALVVSEGVGDHGCEYMTGGTAVVLGETGRNFAAGMSGGVAYVIDLDRDNVNSGNLEAVEALSDTDRAWLHDVVRRHQEETGSTVAEKLLADWSASVDRFSKIIPTTYKAVLAAKDAAELAGLSEQETTEKMMEAATHG, encoded by the coding sequence ATGCGTTCCGACGCCTGGTCGCCCATGGACGGTCGCCCCGCTCCGCAGGGGATGTACGACCCCCGTAACGAACACGACGCCTGTGGTGTCGGGTTCGTGGCCACCCTCACCGGTGTTGCCAGCCACGCGCTGGTCGAGCAGGCGCTGACCGTACTGCGCAATCTCGAGCACCGAGGCGCCACCGGCTCCGAGCCCGACTCCGGAGACGGCGCCGGCATCCTGTTCCAGGTCCCGGACGCCTTCCTGCGCGAGGTCACCGACTTCGCGCTCCCCGAGCCCGGCGCGTACGCCGTCGGCATCGCCTTCCTCCCCGCCGACGGCTCCGCACAGGCCGTCTCGCAGATCGAGACGATCGCCGCCGAAGAGGGCCTGACCGTCCTCGGCTGGCGCGAGGTCCCCGTCGCCCCCGAGCTGCTCGGCGCCTCGGCCCGCTCCACCATGCCGGTCTTCCGCCAGCTGTTCGTCTCGGCGGGCGCACCCCAGGGAGAAGGCGCCGGCGAGGGCCTCGCCACCGGCATCGCACTGGACCGCAAGGCGTTCGTGCTGCGCAAGCGCGCCGAGCGCGAGGCCGCGACGTACTTCCCGTCGCTGTCCGCCCGCACCATCGTCTACAAGGGCATGCTGACCACCGGACAGCTGGAGCCCTTCTTCCCGGACCTGTCGGACCGCCGCTGCGCCACCGCCGTGGCCCTGGTCCACTCCCGGTTCTCCACCAACACCTTCCCGAGCTGGCCGCTCGCCCACCCGTACCGCTTCGTCGCCCACAACGGCGAGATCAACACGGTCAAGGGCAACCGCAACTGGATGGTGGCCCGCGAGTCCCAGCTCGCCTCCGACCTCTTCGGCGACGCGAACCTGGACCGCGTCTTCCCCGTCTGCACCCCGGACGCCTCCGACTCCGCCTCCTTCGACGAGGTCCTGGAGCTGCTCCACCTGGGCGGCCGCTCGCTGCCGCACTCGGTGCTGATGATGGTCCCCGAGGCGTGGGAGAACCACGACTCCATGGACCCGGCCCGGCGCGCCTTCTACCAGTACCACTCCACGATGATGGAGCCCTGGGACGGCCCCGCCTGCGTCACCTTCACCGACGGCGTCCAGGTCGGCGCGGTCCTCGACCGCAACGGTCTGCGCCCCGGCCGCTACTGGGTCACCGACGAGGGCCTCGTCGTGCTGTCCTCCGAGGTCGGCGTCCTGGACATCGATCCGGCCAAGGTCGTCCGCAAGGGCCGCCTGCAGCCCGGGAAGATGTTCCTCGTCGACACCGCCGAGCACCGGATCATCGAGGACGACGAGATCAAGGCCGGCCTCGCCGCGGAGCACCCCTACCAGGAGTGGCTGGAGACCGGGGAGATCGAGCTCTCCGACCTCCCCGAGCGTGAGCACATCGTGCACACGCACAAGTCCGTCACCCGCCGCCAGCAGACCTTCGGGTACACCGAGGAGGAGCTGCGCGTCATCCTCGCCCCGATGGCCCGCACCGGCGGCGAGCCGCTCGGCTCGATGGGCACGGACTCGCCGATCGCGGCCCTGTCCGAGCGGCCCCGGCTGCTCTTCGACTACTTCACCCAGCTCTTCGCCCAGGTCACCAACCCTCCGCTGGACGCCATCCGTGAGGAGCTCGTCACCTCGCTGCGCTCCTCGCTGGGCCCGCAGGGCAACCTGCTGGAGCCGACCTCGGCCTCCTGCCGCAGCGTCACGCTCCCCTTCCCGGTGATCGACAACGACGAGCTCGCCAAGCTGGTCCACATCAACGCCGACGGCGACATGCCCGGCATGAAGGCCGCCACGCTCTCCGGCCTCTACCGCGTCTCCGGCGGCGGCGACACGCTGGCCGCCCGCATCGAGGAGATCTGCGTCGAGGCCGACGCGGCGATCGAGGGCGGCGCCCGCCTGATCGTGCTGTCCGACCGGCACTCCGACGCCGAGCACGCGCCGATCCCCTCGCTGCTGCTCACCGCCGCGGTCCACCACCACCTCATCCGTACCAAGCAGCGCACCCAGGTGGGCCTGCTGGTCGAGGCCGGCGACGTCCGCGAGGTGCACCACGTCGCGCTCCTCATCGGCTACGGTGCCGCCGCCGTCAACCCCTACCTGGCGATGGAGTCGGTCGAGGACCTGGTCCGCGCCGGCACCTTCATCGAGGGCCTGGAGCCCGAGCAGGCCATCCGCAACCTGATCTACGCGCTCGGCAAGGGCGTCCTCAAGGTCATGTCGAAGATGGGCATCTCGACCGTCGCCTCCTACCGCGGCGCCCAGGTCTTCGAGGCCGTCGGCCTCGACGACGCCTTCGTCGAGAAGTACTTCAACGGTACCGCGACCAAGATCGGCGGCGCCGGTCTGGACGTCGTCGCCACGGAGGTGGCCGCCCGCCATGCCAAGGCGTACCCCGCCTCCGGCGTCCCCTCCGCGCACCGGGCGCTGGAGATCGGCGGCGAGTACCAGTGGCGCCGCGAGGGCGAGCCGCACCTGTTCGACCCGGAGACCGTCTTCCGCCTCCAGCACGCCACGCGCAACAAGCGGTACGACATCTTCAAGAAGTACACCGACCGGGTGAACGAGCAGTCCGAGCGCCTGATGACGCTCCGCGGCCTGTTCGGTCTCACCTCGGACCGTCCGTCGATCCCCGTCGACGAGGTCGAGCCGGTCAGCGAGATCGTCAGGCGTTTCTCCACCGGCGCCATGTCGTACGGCTCCATCTCCCGCGAGGCGCACGAGACCCTCGCCATCGCCATGAACCAGCTGGGCGGCAAGTCCAACACGGGTGAGGGCGGCGAGGACCCGGAGCGCCTGTACGACCCGGCACGCCGCTCGTCCATCAAGCAGGTCGCCTCCGGCCGCTTCGGCGTGACTTCGGAGTACCTGGTCAACGCGGACGACATCCAGATCAAGATGGCGCAGGGCGCCAAGCCCGGCGAGGGCGGCCAGCTGCCCGGTCACAAGGTGTACCCGTGGGTCGCCAAGACCCGGCACTCCACCCCGGGCGTCGGCCTGATCTCCCCGCCGCCGCACCACGACATCTACTCCATCGAGGACCTCGCTCAGCTGATCCACGACCTCAAGAACGCCAACCCGTCGGCCCGCATCCACGTGAAGCTGGTCTCCGAGGTCGGCGTCGGCACGGTCGCCGCCGGTGTCTCCAAGGCCCACGCGGACGTCGTCCTCATCTCCGGCCACGACGGCGGAACGGGCGCCTCGCCGCTCACCTCGCTGAAGCACGCCGGCGGCCCCTGGGAGCTGGGTCTCGCCGAGACCCAGCAGACCCTGCTGCTCAACGGCCTGCGCGACCGGATCGTCGTCCAGACCGACGGCCAGCTCAAGACCGGCCGCGACGTCGTCATCGCCGCGCTGCTCGGCGCCGAGGAGTTCGGTTTCGCGACCGCGCCGCTCGTCGTCTCCGGCTGCGTCATGATGCGCGTCTGCCACCTTGACACCTGCCCGGTCGGCATCGCCACCCAGAACCCGGTCCTGCGGGACCGCTTCTCCGGCAAGCCCGAGTTCGTCGTCAACTTCTTCGAGTTCATCGCCGAGGAGGTCCGCGAGATCCTCGCCGAGCTGGGCTTCCGCACCCTGGAAGAGGCCGTCGGCCACGCCGAGCTGCTCGACACCAGCCGCGCCGTGACCCACTGGAAGGCGCAGGGCCTCGACCTGGCCCCGCTGTTCCACGTGCCCGAGCTGTCCGAGGGCGCGGTCCGCCACGCCCTGATCGAGCAGGACCACGGACTGGAGAAGGCCCTCGACAACGAGCTGATCGAGCTCGCCGCCGAGGCGCTGAACGCGGCCACCGCCGAGGAGGCGCAGCCGGTCCGCGCCCAGGTCGCGATCCGTAACATCAACCGCACGGTCGGCACCATGCTCGGCCATCGGGTGACGAAGAAGTTCGGCGGCGCGGGCCTGCCCGCCGACACCGTCGACATCACCTTCACCGGCTCCGCCGGCCAGTCCTTCGGCGCCTTCCTGCCGAGCGGTGTCACGCTCCGCCTGGAGGGCGACGCCAACGACTACGTCGGCAAGGGCCTCTCCGGCGGCCGGATCGTGGTCCGTCCGGACCGCGGCGCCGACCACCTGGCCGAGTTCTCCACCATCGCGGGCAACACCATCGCGTACGGTGCGACCGGCGGCGAACTGTTCCTGCGGGGCCGTACCGGCGAGCGTTTCTGCGTCCGCAACTCCGGCGCGCTGGTCGTCTCCGAGGGCGTGGGCGACCACGGCTGCGAGTACATGACCGGCGGTACGGCGGTCGTCCTCGGTGAGACGGGCCGCAACTTCGCGGCCGGCATGTCCGGCGGCGTCGCCTATGTGATCGACCTCGACCGGGACAACGTCAACTCCGGCAACCTGGAGGCGGTGGAGGCCCTTTCGGACACCGACCGGGCGTGGCTGCACGACGTCGTGCGCCGGCACCAGGAGGAGACCGGATCGACCGTCGCCGAGAAGCTCCTCGCCGACTGGTCCGCGAGCGTGGACCGCTTCAGCAAGATCATCCCGACCACGTACAAGGCCGTGCTCGCCGCCAAGGACGCCGCTGAGCTCGCCGGTCTCTCCGAGCAGGAGACCACCGAGAAGATGATGGAGGCGGCGACCCATGGCTGA
- a CDS encoding glutamate synthase subunit beta has protein sequence MADPKGFLTTGREVAETRPVGERVKDWNEVYVPGSLLPIISKQAGRCMDCGIPFCHNGCPLGNLIPEWNDYAYREDWEAASERLHATNNFPEFTGRLCPAPCEAACVLGINQPAVTIKNVEVSIIDKAWDANDVKPQAPERLSGKTVAVVGSGPAGLAAAQQLTRAGHTVAVFERADRIGGLLRYGIPEFKMEKRHINRRIEQMRAEGTKFRTGVEIGRDITATDLRKRYDAVVIAAGATTARDLPVPGRELAGVHQAMEFLPLANKVVEGDFVAPPITAEGKHVVVIGGGDTGADCVGTAHRQGAASVTQLEIMPRPGEERPAGQPWPTFPMLYKVTSAHEEGGERVYSVSTTHFEGDEDGNVQFLHLVEVEFVEGKLVQKPGTERKIPAQLVTLAMGFTGTDVENGLVAQFGLDLDERGNIARDADFATNVGGVFVAGDAGRGQSLIVWAIAEGRSAARGVDRFLTGVSELPAPIRPTDRALTA, from the coding sequence ATGGCTGACCCCAAGGGCTTCCTGACCACCGGGCGCGAGGTCGCCGAGACCCGCCCGGTGGGAGAGCGCGTCAAGGACTGGAACGAGGTCTACGTCCCCGGCTCCCTGCTGCCGATCATCAGCAAGCAGGCCGGCCGCTGCATGGACTGCGGTATCCCCTTCTGCCACAACGGCTGCCCGCTGGGGAACCTCATCCCCGAGTGGAACGACTACGCCTACCGCGAGGACTGGGAGGCGGCGTCGGAGCGGCTGCACGCCACCAACAACTTCCCGGAGTTCACCGGGCGCCTGTGCCCGGCTCCGTGCGAGGCGGCGTGCGTACTCGGCATCAACCAGCCGGCCGTCACCATCAAGAACGTCGAAGTCTCCATCATCGACAAGGCGTGGGACGCCAACGACGTCAAGCCGCAGGCGCCCGAGCGCCTGTCCGGCAAGACCGTCGCCGTCGTCGGATCGGGCCCCGCGGGTCTCGCCGCGGCCCAGCAGCTGACCCGGGCCGGTCACACGGTCGCCGTGTTCGAGCGCGCCGACCGGATCGGCGGACTGCTGCGGTACGGCATCCCCGAGTTCAAGATGGAGAAGCGGCACATCAACCGCCGCATCGAGCAGATGCGCGCGGAGGGCACCAAGTTCCGCACCGGTGTGGAGATCGGCCGCGACATCACCGCGACCGACCTTCGCAAGCGCTACGACGCGGTCGTCATCGCCGCCGGTGCCACCACCGCCCGCGACCTGCCCGTCCCCGGCCGCGAACTGGCCGGCGTCCACCAGGCGATGGAGTTCCTGCCGCTCGCCAACAAGGTCGTCGAGGGCGACTTCGTGGCCCCGCCCATCACGGCCGAGGGCAAGCATGTCGTCGTCATCGGCGGCGGCGACACCGGCGCCGACTGCGTGGGCACCGCCCACCGCCAGGGGGCGGCCTCGGTCACGCAGCTGGAGATCATGCCGCGTCCGGGCGAGGAGCGGCCGGCCGGCCAGCCCTGGCCGACCTTCCCGATGCTCTACAAGGTCACCTCGGCGCACGAGGAGGGCGGCGAGCGGGTCTACTCCGTCTCCACCACCCACTTCGAGGGCGACGAGGACGGCAACGTCCAGTTCCTGCACCTGGTCGAGGTCGAGTTCGTCGAGGGCAAGCTGGTCCAGAAGCCGGGCACCGAGCGGAAGATCCCCGCCCAGCTGGTGACACTGGCGATGGGCTTCACCGGCACGGACGTCGAGAACGGCCTCGTGGCGCAGTTCGGACTGGACCTGGACGAGCGCGGTAACATCGCGCGGGACGCGGACTTCGCGACCAACGTCGGCGGGGTCTTCGTCGCCGGCGACGCCGGCCGAGGCCAGTCCCTGATCGTCTGGGCGATCGCCGAGGGCCGCTCGGCGGCGCGCGGTGTCGACCGCTTCCTGACCGGTGTGAGCGAGCTGCCGGCCCCGATCCGGCCGACGGACCGTGCCCTGACGGCCTGA
- a CDS encoding vWA domain-containing protein, with amino-acid sequence MALSLRKVEETAPALVSLYKSAGNSLERHGLRGERAAVYLVVDHSGSMRPYYRDGSVQALADRVLGLSAHLDDDGSVPVVFFSTDVDALTDIELADHRGRVDRIVSGLGHMGRTSYHLAMDAVVDHYLDSGATVPALVVFQTDGGPSDRVAAERYLCKAAGLPLFWQFIGFGDPDSRQFDFLRKLDELPVPARRPVDNAGFFHAGKDPREVSDAELYDHLVAEFPLWLAAARARGIVRD; translated from the coding sequence GTGGCTCTGAGTCTGCGCAAGGTCGAGGAAACCGCGCCCGCGCTGGTCAGTCTGTACAAGTCGGCGGGGAACTCGCTGGAGAGGCACGGTCTGCGCGGGGAGCGGGCGGCCGTCTACCTCGTCGTGGACCACTCGGGTTCGATGCGGCCGTACTACCGGGACGGCAGCGTCCAGGCGCTGGCCGACCGGGTGCTGGGGCTCTCGGCGCACCTGGACGACGACGGGAGCGTACCGGTGGTCTTCTTCTCCACCGACGTCGACGCCCTGACCGACATCGAGCTCGCGGACCACCGGGGCCGCGTCGACCGGATCGTGTCCGGGCTCGGCCACATGGGCAGGACCAGTTACCACCTGGCCATGGACGCGGTCGTCGACCACTACCTGGACAGCGGGGCCACGGTCCCCGCGCTGGTCGTCTTCCAGACGGACGGCGGCCCCAGCGACAGGGTCGCCGCCGAGCGCTACCTGTGCAAGGCGGCCGGACTGCCGCTGTTCTGGCAGTTCATCGGCTTCGGCGACCCGGACAGCCGGCAGTTCGACTTCCTGCGCAAGCTCGACGAGCTTCCCGTCCCGGCGAGGCGGCCGGTCGACAACGCCGGTTTCTTCCACGCGGGGAAGGACCCGCGCGAGGTCTCGGACGCGGAGCTGTACGACCACCTCGTCGCCGAGTTCCCGCTGTGGCTGGCCGCGGCCCGAGCACGCGGGATCGTACGGGACTGA
- a CDS encoding pyridoxamine 5'-phosphate oxidase family protein, which translates to MGHTGYTWSAFAAAEPDLAATVRERFALHTHHVLATVRRDGSPRLTGLEVNFRLGELWLAMMPNSRKAFDLRRDPRFSLLANPGSGTDMGGGDVRISGRATEVTDPETVDRFARDAGAPPPFHLFLVEAAEVVRTSVENDELVVRLWSPGGRVRTIRRGNDDAPPAEDRS; encoded by the coding sequence ATGGGACACACCGGATACACCTGGTCCGCCTTCGCCGCCGCCGAGCCGGACCTCGCCGCCACCGTGCGGGAACGCTTCGCCCTGCACACCCACCACGTCCTCGCGACCGTGCGGAGGGACGGCTCGCCGCGTCTGACCGGTCTGGAGGTGAACTTCCGGCTCGGGGAACTGTGGCTCGCGATGATGCCGAACTCGCGCAAGGCGTTCGACCTGCGCCGGGACCCGCGTTTCTCGCTGCTCGCGAATCCCGGCAGCGGGACGGACATGGGCGGGGGTGACGTCCGGATCTCCGGGCGGGCGACCGAGGTGACGGACCCGGAGACGGTCGACCGGTTCGCGCGGGACGCCGGGGCGCCGCCGCCGTTCCACCTCTTCCTGGTGGAAGCCGCCGAGGTCGTCCGCACCTCGGTGGAGAACGACGAACTGGTCGTCCGTCTGTGGTCGCCGGGTGGCCGGGTCCGGACGATCCGGCGCGGCAACGACGACGCCCCGCCGGCCGAGGACCGGTCCTGA
- a CDS encoding acyl-CoA dehydrogenase family protein — MPFLPTGEQRDFGRSLDALLTAAGTPAVARAWAAGDPGPGLALWRRLAMSGVFTLAVPEAYEGAGPLPVELAVACVELGRHGVPGPFVETVAASALLAELARRGEDGPAKRLLPGLATGGTVATLAVLPGDAHVDRPGTPSRYALDADVAGVTLVVQGDALRFATGHGPVRASADPVRRLASPSPEGEPLASGPAVVAAASHAVDWALLATAAQSLGVGLALLDRTVAYAKRRTQFGAAIGSFQAVKHRLADTLLGLEFARPLVFGAALTFDGADLAAAKVSAGEAAYAAARSALQTHGAVGYTEELDLSLWLRKARPLRDAWGTPSWCRARVLAATGARG, encoded by the coding sequence ATGCCGTTTCTGCCGACCGGGGAGCAACGCGACTTCGGCCGCTCGCTGGACGCGCTGCTGACGGCGGCCGGCACGCCGGCGGTCGCCCGCGCCTGGGCCGCGGGTGACCCGGGGCCCGGGCTCGCCCTGTGGAGGCGGCTGGCCATGTCCGGAGTCTTCACCCTCGCGGTCCCGGAGGCGTACGAGGGCGCAGGCCCACTGCCCGTCGAACTGGCCGTCGCCTGCGTCGAACTGGGCCGACACGGGGTCCCCGGCCCGTTCGTGGAGACGGTCGCCGCGTCGGCACTGCTGGCGGAGCTGGCCCGGCGCGGCGAGGACGGTCCGGCGAAGCGCCTGCTGCCGGGCCTCGCCACGGGCGGGACGGTGGCGACGCTGGCGGTCCTGCCCGGCGACGCGCACGTGGACAGGCCCGGGACTCCGTCCCGCTACGCGCTCGACGCGGACGTCGCCGGTGTCACGCTGGTCGTACAGGGCGACGCGCTGCGCTTCGCCACCGGGCACGGGCCCGTGCGGGCGTCGGCCGATCCCGTACGGCGGCTGGCGTCCCCGTCGCCGGAGGGCGAGCCGCTGGCCTCCGGTCCCGCGGTCGTGGCGGCGGCCTCGCACGCGGTCGACTGGGCGCTCCTGGCGACGGCCGCGCAGTCGCTGGGCGTCGGGCTCGCCCTGCTCGACCGGACGGTGGCGTACGCCAAACGGCGCACCCAGTTCGGGGCGGCGATCGGCTCCTTCCAGGCCGTCAAGCACCGGCTGGCGGACACCCTGCTCGGGCTCGAGTTCGCCCGGCCGCTGGTCTTCGGAGCGGCACTGACCTTCGACGGCGCCGACCTCGCGGCGGCGAAGGTCTCGGCCGGTGAGGCCGCCTACGCCGCCGCCCGCAGCGCGCTCCAGACGCACGGCGCGGTCGGGTACACCGAGGAGCTCGACCTGTCGCTCTGGCTGCGCAAGGCCCGGCCGCTGCGGGACGCCTGGGGCACACCGTCCTGGTGCCGGGCCCGGGTGCTGGCCGCCACTGGGGCCCGGGGGTGA
- a CDS encoding acyl-CoA dehydrogenase family protein produces MDLSHTADEDRFRARARAWLRTHVPDPPLPSLETREGFAAHRAWEAELAAGRWSVVSWPERYGGRDADVFRWLAFEEEYYAAGAPGRVSQNGIHLLAPTLFDHGTEEQRARVLPPMATGETVWAQAWSEPESGSDLASLTSRAVRTDGGWLLSGQKTWSSRAAFADRAFGIFRSDPGADRPHLGLTYLMFDLRAPGVTVRPVGRLDGRPAFAEIFLDEVFVPDEDVIGEPGQGWRIAMSTTGNERGLMLRSPGRFLAAAGRLLRLWRATGEDRGVRDRVADAVIGARAYQLFTAGGAARCAAGGTIGAESSLNKLFWSRYDLALHETALDLLGPEGELDGDGEWGEGYVFSLAGPIYAGTDEIQRDIVAERLLGLPKGRR; encoded by the coding sequence ATGGACCTCTCGCACACGGCCGACGAGGACCGCTTCCGGGCACGAGCACGCGCCTGGCTGCGCACACATGTGCCCGATCCGCCCCTGCCGTCCCTGGAGACCCGGGAGGGCTTCGCCGCCCATCGCGCCTGGGAGGCCGAACTCGCCGCCGGGCGCTGGTCGGTGGTCTCCTGGCCCGAGCGGTACGGAGGCCGGGACGCGGACGTCTTCCGGTGGCTGGCCTTCGAGGAGGAGTACTACGCGGCCGGCGCGCCCGGCCGGGTCTCACAGAACGGCATCCACCTGCTGGCCCCCACCCTCTTCGACCACGGCACCGAGGAGCAGCGGGCCCGCGTGCTGCCGCCGATGGCGACGGGCGAGACGGTCTGGGCACAGGCGTGGTCGGAGCCGGAGTCCGGCTCCGACCTGGCCTCGCTGACCTCACGCGCGGTACGGACCGACGGCGGCTGGCTGCTGTCGGGGCAGAAGACCTGGTCCTCCCGGGCGGCCTTCGCGGACCGGGCGTTCGGCATCTTCCGCAGCGACCCGGGGGCCGACCGGCCGCACCTGGGCCTCACCTACCTCATGTTCGACCTGCGCGCGCCGGGCGTGACCGTCCGGCCCGTCGGACGGCTCGACGGCAGGCCCGCCTTCGCCGAGATCTTCCTCGACGAGGTCTTCGTGCCCGACGAGGACGTGATCGGGGAACCGGGACAGGGCTGGCGGATCGCCATGTCGACGACCGGCAACGAGCGGGGCCTGATGCTGCGCTCCCCCGGCCGGTTCCTGGCGGCGGCCGGCCGGCTGCTGCGTCTGTGGCGCGCGACGGGCGAGGACCGGGGGGTGCGCGACCGGGTCGCGGACGCGGTCATCGGCGCCCGCGCCTACCAGTTGTTCACGGCGGGCGGCGCGGCGCGCTGCGCGGCGGGCGGCACGATCGGGGCGGAGTCGAGCCTCAACAAGCTCTTCTGGTCGCGGTACGACCTCGCGTTGCACGAGACGGCGCTCGACCTGCTGGGCCCGGAGGGCGAGCTGGACGGCGACGGGGAATGGGGCGAGGGGTACGTCTTCTCGCTCGCCGGCCCGATCTACGCGGGCACCGACGAGATCCAGCGCGACATCGTCGCCGAGCGCCTGCTCGGCCTGCCGAAGGGACGCCGCTGA
- a CDS encoding acyl-CoA dehydrogenase family protein: MSSVEGFRTAVRDWLRDRLDGEFAALRGCGGPGREHEAFDERLTWERHMAAHGWTCLGWPEEYGGRGASIEEQVAFHEEYALADAPARVNHIGEQLLGPTLIAHGTAEQKARFLPPIRSVTELWCQGYSEPGAGSDLAGVRTRAALDGDTWVLNGRKTWTSLAHVSQWCFVLARTGPGSRGHAGLSYLLVPMDQPGVEVRPITQLTGTSEFNEVLFDGARTHSSHVVGAPGDGWRMAMATLGFERGVSTLGHQVGFRRELEALITLARRNGALGDPLIRDRLVRAWSGLEALRAGALRGTDPSAAKLSWSHWHRDLGELAMVVCGAAATVTGAPRALDRWQRLFLFSRADTVYAGSSEIQRNIIAERVLGLPKEPRP, from the coding sequence ATGAGCAGCGTCGAGGGCTTCCGCACCGCGGTACGCGACTGGCTGAGGGACCGCCTGGACGGCGAGTTCGCCGCGCTCAGGGGGTGCGGCGGTCCCGGCCGGGAGCACGAGGCGTTCGACGAACGCCTCACCTGGGAACGGCACATGGCCGCCCACGGCTGGACCTGCCTCGGCTGGCCCGAAGAGTACGGCGGACGCGGTGCGAGCATCGAGGAACAGGTCGCCTTCCACGAGGAGTACGCCCTCGCCGACGCCCCCGCGCGCGTCAACCACATCGGCGAACAACTCCTCGGGCCCACCCTCATCGCCCACGGCACCGCCGAGCAGAAGGCCCGCTTCCTGCCTCCGATCCGCTCCGTGACGGAACTGTGGTGCCAGGGCTACAGCGAACCAGGCGCCGGCTCCGACCTCGCGGGCGTCCGCACCCGAGCCGCCCTCGACGGCGACACCTGGGTGCTGAACGGCCGGAAGACCTGGACGTCGCTGGCCCACGTCTCCCAGTGGTGCTTCGTCCTCGCCCGCACCGGACCCGGGTCCCGGGGCCACGCCGGACTCTCCTACCTCCTGGTCCCCATGGACCAGCCTGGCGTCGAGGTCCGGCCGATCACGCAGCTCACCGGGACCAGCGAGTTCAACGAGGTCCTCTTCGACGGAGCGCGCACCCACTCCTCGCACGTCGTCGGCGCGCCCGGCGACGGCTGGCGGATGGCGATGGCCACCCTCGGCTTCGAGCGGGGTGTCTCCACCCTGGGACACCAGGTCGGCTTCCGCAGGGAACTGGAAGCCCTGATCACCCTCGCCCGGCGCAACGGCGCCCTCGGCGACCCGCTGATCCGCGACCGGCTGGTGCGGGCGTGGAGCGGACTTGAGGCCCTGCGCGCGGGCGCCCTGCGCGGCACGGACCCCTCCGCGGCCAAGCTCTCCTGGTCCCACTGGCACCGCGACCTCGGCGAGCTGGCCATGGTCGTGTGCGGCGCCGCCGCCACCGTGACCGGCGCCCCCCGCGCGCTCGACCGCTGGCAGCGCCTCTTCCTGTTCTCCCGCGCCGACACCGTCTACGCCGGGTCCAGCGAGATCCAGCGGAACATCATCGCCGAGCGGGTGCTCGGCCTCCCCAAGGAGCCGCGCCCGTGA